A genomic stretch from Cloacibacterium caeni includes:
- the purF gene encoding amidophosphoribosyltransferase produces MKDIKLTYQEQFSQEFYGRNLLRTQEEEFLDAPKEECGIFGLYSDNEVDTFSLSQFGLFALQHRGQEACGISVSSQGKIITVKDEGLVLDVFKTIPNPEALLGNAVIGHTRYTTAGDKKTYNFQPFFAKNEYDQIVLSIAHNGNLTNAQELKAELEAEGVVFKATSDSEVILRLIQKNLDLGLRGAIKATMEKIEGAYSVVGMTRNKFFAFRDFHGIRPLVLGAIDEKTFACASETCALDAVGAQYVRDILPGEIVYTSEHHEGLQSFLVKENCERRICAFEYIYFARPDTTLEGINVHEIREKSGEKIWEQAPVKADVVIGVPDSGVPAAIGYSKASGIPFRPVLIKNRYIARSFIVPSQEMRERVVNLKLNPIVAEIKGKSVVIIDDSIVRGTTSKRLVKILRDSGAKEIHFRSVSPPIIAPCFLGIDTPKKDDLIAANMSVEELKDYLGVDSLEFLSIDNLKVILGSSDHCFGCFTEKYPVSKPKETHLFD; encoded by the coding sequence ATGAAAGATATAAAATTAACATATCAAGAACAATTTAGCCAAGAGTTTTACGGCAGAAATCTTTTGAGAACTCAAGAAGAAGAATTTCTTGATGCTCCAAAAGAAGAATGTGGAATTTTTGGCTTGTATTCTGATAATGAAGTAGATACATTCTCGCTTTCGCAGTTCGGGTTGTTTGCTTTGCAGCATCGCGGACAAGAAGCTTGCGGTATTTCTGTTTCTTCTCAAGGTAAAATTATTACGGTAAAAGATGAAGGTTTGGTGTTGGATGTTTTTAAAACCATTCCAAATCCTGAAGCATTATTGGGAAATGCGGTGATTGGTCATACTCGTTACACCACAGCTGGGGATAAAAAAACCTATAATTTTCAGCCATTTTTTGCGAAAAATGAGTACGACCAAATTGTTTTGTCGATTGCTCATAATGGTAATTTGACCAATGCGCAAGAACTCAAAGCGGAGTTAGAAGCGGAAGGTGTAGTTTTCAAAGCAACTTCAGATTCTGAGGTGATATTGAGATTGATTCAAAAAAATCTGGATTTAGGATTGCGGGGTGCGATAAAAGCAACCATGGAAAAAATAGAAGGCGCTTATTCCGTTGTAGGAATGACCAGAAATAAATTTTTTGCGTTCAGAGATTTTCACGGAATTCGTCCTTTAGTTTTAGGAGCGATAGATGAAAAAACTTTCGCTTGTGCTTCGGAAACTTGTGCATTAGATGCAGTTGGTGCGCAGTATGTAAGAGATATTCTTCCTGGTGAAATTGTTTACACTTCTGAGCATCACGAAGGTTTACAGAGTTTCTTGGTTAAAGAAAATTGCGAAAGAAGAATCTGTGCTTTTGAATATATTTATTTTGCAAGACCTGATACTACTTTAGAAGGGATTAATGTACATGAAATCAGAGAAAAGTCTGGTGAAAAAATTTGGGAACAAGCCCCTGTAAAAGCAGATGTGGTCATTGGAGTTCCAGATTCAGGAGTTCCTGCAGCAATTGGCTATTCTAAAGCTTCTGGGATACCATTTAGACCAGTTTTAATTAAAAACAGATACATCGCAAGAAGTTTCATTGTTCCGTCTCAGGAAATGAGAGAAAGAGTAGTGAATTTGAAACTGAATCCTATAGTTGCTGAAATCAAAGGCAAGTCAGTGGTCATTATTGATGATTCTATTGTAAGAGGAACAACTTCTAAACGATTGGTGAAAATTTTAAGAGACAGTGGAGCGAAAGAAATTCATTTCAGAAGTGTATCTCCGCCGATTATTGCGCCATGTTTCTTAGGAATTGATACGCCGAAAAAAGATGATTTAATCGCCGCAAATATGTCTGTGGAAGAATTAAAAGATTATTTGGGAGTAGATAGTTTAGAATTTTTGAGCATTGATAATTTAAAAGTGATTTTAGGTTCTTCTGACCATTGTTTCGGGTGTTTTACAGAAAAATATCCTGTAAGCAAGCCAAAAGAAACGCATTTGTTTGATTAG
- a CDS encoding phosphoribosylformylglycinamidine synthase, translating to MSHKKRIFVEKRGIFDVESPKVLNEIKSILPNIQSVKVFNVYDIFGLDELEFEKVVNNTFVDPVVDILHHENPAKSIYFATEFLPGQYDQRADSAQQCIALLTGNEKSTVRSGKLIELQGINEADLPKIKNLLINKVESQEKNLEILEIPAEETPDKIKIYDDFNGLTTQQLNDFYNNHGFAFGFDDLQFIQDYFKSENRNPTETELKVLDTYWSDHCRHTTFETELTDIQFEGKFKETLEKIFNDYIEKRKFLGREAKPISLMDLATVCARYFHKTGKLENLVVSDEINACTIEIEAEFDGKKEPWYLLFKNETHNHPTEIEPFGGASTCLGGAIRDPLSGRAFVFQAMRLTGAADVLEPISETLPGKLPQRTISKQAANGYSSYGNQIGLATTHVSEIYDEGYKAKRMEVGFVAGAVPKSWVRREKPAVGDVVIVLGGATGRDGVGGATGSSKEQDETSIHTMSSEVQKGNAVEERKIQRLFRNPEVTKLIKKSNDFGAGGVSVAIGEIADSLEINLDVLPLKYEGLNGTELAISESQERMAVVIEAHEKEKFIKFCEAENIKAVEIAKVTDSGRMQMFWNGQKIVDLSRAFLDTSGCAKKQDAKISHLQEVNSKSIEFNEENFYKILAEKNTASQKGLVEMFDSTVGATTVALPFGGKYQTTETEGCVQTLPILNAENIETVSYASWGFDAEISKQNSMVGASLAVVESVAKIVAMGGDFRNIRLSFQEYFEKLGNNSEKWGKPLASLLGAYDAQMNLGLAAIGGKDSMSGTYQDINVPPTLISFACADGKKLNTISPEFKKVGNFIYHFHHKTQENGLPNYENLIEVFDYIHQGIQDKKIVSVKTIKDGGVAVAVAKMSFGNLLGAEISIDEKFLLDKNIGGLVIESSEKLDRDLLQLIGEVKKSKIIKINNLDFEIHKLLEVNSGTFENLFPTKEKERIQIYFDENLNGTERKSINIISHKIGAPRVFAPIFPGTNCEYETQNAFRKEGAIVESLPLKNLTHQLLDESIETWVEKIKQSQILVFSGGFSAGDEPDGSAKFIVNVLKNEKMKNAVHELLSRDGMILGICNGFQALVKSGLLPYGEIRDLDETSPTLAHNAIGRHISQMVDVKVINDDSPWLKGMKGEVYTIPISHGEGRFMASEEVLLDLYKKGQIATQYIDTDGNIAHGMPFNPNQSLFGIEGITSESGKIFGRMGHPERFSEGLFKNIPTANYHNIFRNGVEYFR from the coding sequence ATGTCTCATAAAAAAAGAATTTTCGTAGAAAAAAGAGGAATTTTCGATGTAGAAAGTCCTAAAGTTTTAAATGAAATTAAATCTATTTTGCCAAACATTCAATCCGTGAAAGTCTTTAATGTCTATGATATTTTTGGCTTAGACGAATTGGAGTTTGAAAAAGTAGTCAACAATACTTTTGTAGATCCAGTGGTGGATATTTTGCATCATGAAAATCCTGCAAAATCCATTTATTTTGCCACAGAATTTCTTCCCGGTCAATACGATCAAAGAGCAGATTCGGCTCAGCAATGTATCGCTTTACTCACTGGAAATGAGAAATCTACGGTAAGAAGTGGTAAATTGATTGAATTACAAGGAATCAATGAGGCTGATTTGCCTAAAATCAAAAATTTGCTCATCAATAAAGTAGAATCTCAAGAAAAAAATCTTGAAATTTTAGAAATTCCGGCCGAAGAAACTCCAGATAAAATTAAAATCTACGATGATTTTAACGGTTTAACAACTCAACAACTTAACGATTTTTACAACAATCACGGTTTTGCGTTTGGTTTTGATGATTTACAATTCATTCAAGACTACTTTAAATCAGAAAACAGAAATCCAACTGAAACCGAACTGAAAGTTCTGGATACGTATTGGAGCGACCATTGTCGTCACACTACTTTTGAAACAGAACTCACTGATATTCAGTTTGAAGGAAAGTTCAAGGAGACTTTAGAAAAAATCTTCAATGATTATATAGAAAAAAGAAAATTCTTGGGCAGAGAAGCAAAACCTATTTCTTTGATGGATTTAGCGACTGTTTGCGCAAGATATTTCCATAAAACAGGCAAGTTAGAAAATTTGGTTGTTTCAGATGAAATCAACGCTTGTACCATAGAAATTGAAGCCGAATTTGACGGCAAAAAAGAGCCATGGTATTTGTTGTTCAAAAACGAAACGCACAATCACCCTACAGAAATTGAACCTTTTGGTGGTGCTTCTACTTGTTTGGGTGGCGCAATCAGAGACCCTTTGTCGGGTAGAGCTTTTGTTTTCCAAGCGATGCGTTTAACGGGTGCTGCAGATGTTTTAGAGCCAATTTCTGAAACTTTACCAGGGAAATTGCCACAAAGAACCATTTCTAAACAAGCAGCAAATGGTTATTCTTCTTATGGAAACCAAATTGGTCTTGCAACGACGCACGTTTCTGAAATTTATGACGAAGGTTACAAAGCAAAACGAATGGAAGTTGGTTTCGTTGCCGGTGCGGTTCCAAAATCATGGGTTCGCAGAGAAAAACCAGCAGTTGGTGATGTGGTAATTGTTTTAGGAGGTGCAACTGGAAGAGACGGAGTTGGTGGCGCAACGGGAAGTTCTAAAGAGCAAGACGAAACTTCTATTCATACGATGAGTTCGGAAGTGCAGAAAGGAAATGCGGTGGAAGAACGTAAAATTCAAAGACTTTTTAGAAATCCTGAAGTAACGAAATTAATTAAAAAATCAAATGATTTTGGAGCAGGTGGAGTTTCCGTTGCGATTGGCGAAATTGCTGATTCACTGGAAATTAACCTCGATGTTTTGCCTTTGAAATATGAAGGGTTAAATGGAACTGAACTCGCGATTTCGGAATCTCAAGAAAGAATGGCGGTAGTGATTGAAGCTCACGAAAAAGAGAAATTCATTAAATTCTGCGAAGCAGAAAATATAAAAGCCGTTGAAATAGCAAAAGTTACCGATTCTGGAAGAATGCAAATGTTCTGGAACGGGCAAAAAATTGTGGATTTAAGCAGAGCATTTCTCGATACAAGCGGTTGTGCAAAGAAACAAGACGCTAAAATATCTCACTTACAAGAAGTTAATTCAAAATCTATTGAGTTTAATGAAGAGAATTTCTACAAAATTTTAGCAGAAAAAAATACCGCTTCTCAAAAAGGATTGGTTGAAATGTTCGATTCTACAGTGGGGGCAACTACGGTAGCGCTTCCTTTCGGTGGGAAATATCAAACTACAGAAACCGAAGGTTGTGTGCAAACGTTGCCAATTCTCAACGCTGAAAATATAGAAACTGTTTCTTATGCAAGTTGGGGTTTTGATGCTGAAATTTCCAAGCAAAATTCTATGGTTGGAGCAAGTTTAGCAGTGGTAGAATCGGTGGCTAAAATCGTTGCAATGGGAGGTGATTTTAGAAATATCAGATTGAGTTTTCAAGAATATTTTGAAAAATTAGGCAATAATTCAGAAAAATGGGGGAAACCTTTAGCATCACTTTTAGGAGCTTATGATGCACAAATGAACCTTGGTTTAGCGGCAATTGGAGGTAAGGATTCTATGAGTGGAACGTACCAAGATATCAATGTTCCGCCAACCTTAATTTCATTCGCTTGTGCTGATGGTAAAAAATTAAACACCATTTCTCCAGAGTTCAAAAAAGTGGGTAATTTCATCTATCATTTTCATCACAAAACTCAAGAAAATGGATTGCCAAATTACGAAAATTTAATCGAAGTTTTTGATTATATTCATCAAGGGATTCAGGACAAAAAAATCGTTTCTGTGAAAACCATTAAAGATGGTGGAGTTGCAGTAGCGGTTGCAAAAATGAGTTTTGGAAATCTTTTAGGAGCTGAAATTTCTATCGATGAAAAATTCCTACTCGATAAAAATATCGGTGGATTAGTAATAGAATCTTCAGAAAAATTAGACAGGGATTTACTTCAATTGATAGGTGAGGTTAAAAAATCAAAAATAATCAAAATCAACAATTTAGATTTTGAAATCCATAAATTACTTGAAGTAAATTCTGGAACATTTGAAAATCTATTTCCAACTAAAGAAAAGGAAAGAATTCAAATTTATTTTGATGAAAATCTAAACGGAACTGAGAGAAAATCAATCAACATTATTTCTCATAAAATTGGAGCACCAAGAGTTTTTGCTCCAATTTTCCCAGGAACCAATTGTGAATACGAAACGCAAAATGCTTTCAGAAAAGAAGGTGCTATTGTAGAAAGTTTACCATTGAAAAATTTAACTCATCAATTGCTCGATGAAAGTATAGAAACTTGGGTGGAAAAAATTAAACAGTCGCAAATTTTAGTGTTTTCAGGAGGCTTTTCAGCGGGTGATGAACCAGATGGTTCCGCTAAATTTATTGTGAATGTTTTGAAGAATGAAAAAATGAAAAATGCGGTTCACGAATTGCTTTCCAGAGACGGAATGATTTTGGGAATTTGCAACGGTTTTCAGGCTTTGGTAAAATCTGGTTTGCTTCCTTACGGTGAAATCAGAGATTTAGATGAAACATCTCCAACTTTAGCGCACAATGCTATCGGAAGACACATTTCTCAGATGGTAGATGTAAAAGTGATTAATGATGATTCTCCTTGGTTAAAGGGAATGAAAGGCGAGGTTTATACCATCCCGATTTCTCACGGTGAAGGTAGATTCATGGCTTCGGAAGAAGTGTTGCTAGATTTATATAAAAAAGGTCAGATTGCTACGCAATACATCGATACTGATGGAAATATAGCACACGGAATGCCATTCAATCCTAATCAATCGCTGTTCGGAATTGAAGGAATTACAAGTGAAAGTGGTAAAATTTTTGGAAGAATGGGGCATCCAGAACGTTTTTCAGAAGGATTGTTCAAAAACATTCCTACCGCTAATTATCATAATATTTTCAGAAACGGAGTTGAATATTTTAGGTAA
- the purC gene encoding phosphoribosylaminoimidazolesuccinocarboxamide synthase, producing the protein MNKGEMLYEGKAKQVFATENPEEVIVKFKDDATAFNAQKRGSFDLKGEMNNAITTLIFEYLQEKGIPTHFIKQLNEREQLVRKVSIIPLEMVVRNYAAGSMAQRLGVEEGIKSPVTIFDICYKKDELGDPLINDYHAIFLGAATKEELDEMYALTNKINELLKELFDKMNIILVDFKIELGKTSDGKIILADEISPDTCRLWDKDTMKKLDKDRFRRDLGEVTEAYVEIYERLKKALGK; encoded by the coding sequence ATGAATAAAGGTGAAATGCTTTACGAAGGAAAAGCAAAACAAGTTTTCGCAACAGAAAATCCAGAAGAAGTAATCGTAAAATTCAAAGACGATGCCACAGCATTTAATGCACAAAAACGTGGAAGTTTCGATTTGAAAGGCGAAATGAATAACGCTATTACAACACTTATTTTTGAATATTTACAGGAAAAAGGAATCCCAACTCATTTCATCAAACAATTGAATGAAAGAGAACAGTTGGTAAGAAAAGTGAGCATTATTCCTCTAGAAATGGTGGTGAGAAACTACGCTGCAGGAAGTATGGCACAAAGATTAGGAGTAGAAGAAGGAATTAAATCTCCAGTGACTATTTTTGATATTTGCTACAAAAAAGATGAATTGGGAGATCCTTTGATTAATGATTATCACGCAATTTTCTTGGGAGCTGCTACTAAAGAAGAGTTGGACGAAATGTATGCTTTGACTAACAAAATCAATGAGTTACTGAAAGAATTGTTTGACAAGATGAACATTATTTTAGTAGATTTCAAAATCGAATTAGGAAAAACATCTGATGGTAAAATTATTCTTGCAGACGAGATTTCTCCAGATACTTGCAGACTTTGGGATAAAGATACCATGAAAAAACTCGATAAAGATAGATTCAGACGTGATTTGGGCGAAGTTACTGAAGCGTATGTAGAAATCTATGAAAGATTGAAAAAAGCTCTAGGAAAGTAA